A segment of the Parasphingopyxis algicola genome:
GCGATAGCGAAACGAATTCGGCCGTGCGCCGACCCGGACCAGCTCGCGCCAATAGAAGCGCGGATTCCCGGACCAGTATTTGTGAGCAGCGCTGTCGCTTTCGTTCGCCAATGGCCTCGCCCCATATGGATGATCGCCGATTTTAGCGCGTGGCGGGTAAAAAAGCTGTTAACCAACCGGCCGGTCAGTCGAGTTTCGTCCAGTCGTGGGGCGGCGCGATATCGAGATCCGGGATGGTGTCGGGCATCGGATATTTGAGGCCGTTGCCGCAATTGAACAGCACCGCCTGCTCATCGGCCCGCACCTGCCCGGTTTCGAGGGCCTTGAGATAGCCGGCGACGGTGGCTGCGCCTTCGGGGCAGAGCAGCAATCCCTCTTCGCGCGCGATGCGGGCGCGGGCGTCGAAAATCGCCTCTTCCTCCACGGCAATCGCGAACCCGTCCGATTCCCGCAAGGCACGCAGGATCAGGAAGTCGCCCAGCGCGGCCGGAACGCGAATTCCGGCGGCGCTGGTCGCCGCGTTATCCCAGCGTTCGGCTTTGTCCGCGCCGGCGTTCCAGGCGCGCACGATCGGCGCGCAGCCGGCGGCCTGCACGGCCACCATGCGCGGGCGCCTCGATCCGATCAGCCCGACCGCTTCGAGTTCGGCGAACGCCTTCCACATGCCGATCAGCCCGGTGCCGCCGCCGGTCGGATAGAAGATGACGTCCGGCACGTCCCAGCCCATCTGCTCGGCGAGCTCGATACCCATCGTCTTCTTGCCCTCGACGCGATAGGGCTCGCGCAGGGTTGCGATGTTGAACCAGCCCATCGCTTCCTCGCCCGCATGGACGAACTTGCCGCAATCGTCGATCAGCCCGTTGCAGCGCCAGACCTTGCCGCCCTGCAGCGCGGTCTCGCGGACATTCACGTCGGGTGTGTCGGGGGGCAGAATATGAAGCTTTCGAGCCCCGCCCGGCTGGCATAGGCGCTGGCGGCGGCGCCCGCATTGCCGTTGTCGAATGGCGATGCGGCGGACGCCCAGCTCCTTGGCCATGGCAATCGCCATCGCGAGGCCGCGGGCCTTGAAGGAGCCGGTCGGCAGGCGCCCTCGTCCTTGACCAGCGCCTGCCCGTTGGACAGGCGGCGCAGCGGGACGAGCGGCGTGAAGTCTCGCCAAGGCTGGCGATGTTGGCGGGGTCCTGGACCGGCAGAAGTTCGCGATATCGCCAGAAAATTGTCCGGGCGACCGGCGAAACTGGCTTTCGTCAGCGAATTGCGCAGCGCGTCGAGATCGTAGCGCGCGAAAAGCGGTGCTCCGGCGGGCGAGAGATTGTGGAGGCGGTCGGCTTCCGCCGTCTCGCCCGTCCGCGTGCATTCAAGATACGTGATATGGCTGCGGGCCTGTGGCAATGCTATCGTCAGGAGTCATGCGACAGATCCGTCCAATGGGCGGCGCGGGCCCGGTTGCGCTCTTCGAACGCATCGCGCGTCGCGCCTTCGGTTTGCACGACGCACCAGCCACCGCCGCTTTCGACCGTTTCCCTGACCGGCGCGGCGAGCACGTCCGGCCTCATCGCCTTGTGCCAATATTCGCCGGCGCTGTCGTCAAGCTCGCGGGCGCCGCCGAACCGTTCCGGCCGTGCGCGGCCGCTATTCCAGATCCCGGTGTTGAGAAGGCCCGGACACAGGATCGTCACGCCGATATTACTGTCTTTCAACTCGCTCGTCAGGGCTTCCGCGACCGCTGCCGTCGCATATTTGGATGCGGCATAAAGCGGGAAGGGGCCGTCGATCGGGACCAGCGTTGCGCTCGATGCCGTTACGCCGATATGGCTGGGCGTACCCCGCGCGCGCATGGCCGGGATGAAGGCCTGGGCTGTCCAGATCGTGCCGAACAGATTGACGTCATAGACCCAGCGGATAGCCCGTTCCTTGCCGTCCGAAAGGCGGGCGGCTGCCCCCACACCGGCATTGATCCACAGCATCCGCGGGACGATCGCATCCTTGGCGAGCCGTTCTGCGAGATCGATCATGGCCTGGCGCTCGCTGACATCGGCCGTTTCCGTCCGGACGGTCACATCATGCGACGAGAGCGTTTCGCGTGCGCTCGCCAGTGCATCGGCGCGGATATCAACCAGCACGATATGGGCGCCCGCCGCCGCGAAGGATTGCGCGAGGGCAAGCCCGATACCGTCGGCCGCACCCGTAACGAGCGCCCAATCGCCCTTGAGGTCCGCATAGTTCATGTTGCGACGCTCGTTAGCCGCCTTGGTCGCGGGGCGTAAAGCTCCAATGAAAAAGGCGGCCGCATTTGCGACCGCCTTTTTCGAAAAACCGGCGAATGGTTTCTAGCGCTTCGAGAACTGGAAGCTCTTGCGCGCCTTGGCCCGGCCATATTTCTTGCGTTCGACGACGCGGCTGTCGCGGGTCAGGAACCCGGCGGCCTTCATCGTGCCGCGCAGCTTGGGCTCGTAGCGCGAAAGCGCCTGGCTGATGCCGTGCTTGACCGCGCCGGCCTGGCCCGAAAGCCCGCCGCCCTTGACGGTCGCGACGATGTCATACTGGCCCCGGCGGTCCGAAATATCGAACGGCTGGTTGATGACGAGACGCAGCGAGGGCCGTGCGAAATATTTGGACTGGTCGCGGCCATTGACCGTGATCATGCCCTTGCCCGGCTTCAGCCAGACGCGCGCAACGGCGTCCTTGCGGCGGCCGGTGGCATAGGCACGTCCCAGATCGTCGATTTCCTGCTCGCGCAGCGGCGTTTCCTCGACCGGAGGAGCCGCTTCTTCGACCGCTTCCGCTTCGGCTGCCTGTTCGGCAGGCGCTTCTGCCGTGGTTTCCGCTTCGGCGGCGGGCTTTTCTTCGGTCTTGGTTTCGGCTTCAGCAGCCTCGGTGATCTCTTTCAGATCGGAGAGGGATTTCTTGTCGGCCATTATGCGCCCACCTTGTTCTTGCGATTGCGGGAAGCGAGATCGATCGTCTCGGGCTTGAGGGCTTCGTGCGGATGTTCGGCACCCGGGAAGACGCGCAGATTGCGCATCTGCTGCCGGCCGAGGGCCCGCGCGGAATCATCCGCTCGACGGCCTTTTCGAACACGCGCTCGGGTTCTTGCCCTCGAAAATGCGTTCCGGCGTCGTTTCCTTCAGGCCGCCCGGATAACCGGTATGCTTGTAATAGATCTTGTCGGTCGTCTTGTTGCCGGTGAAGCGGGCCTTCGCGGCGTTGATGACGATGACATTGTCGCCGCAATCGACATGCGGCGTGAAAATCGGCTTGTGCTTGCCGCGCAGAATCTTGGCGACCTCGGCCGCGGCCCGGCCGACGACGAGATCCTCGACATCGACCAGCACCCATTTCTTTTCCACTTCGGCCTTGTTGGCCGAGCGGGTCGTTTTCGTGAGCGCCTTCATGGCCTCAACCTCCATTTGGGGCCTGATGCCCCGGCTTGCGTAAAAAAAACAGATACGCCACTCCCTCGGAAGCGGCGTTTCGAGCGGCCTAATGGCGACAAAATCCCGCTAGGTCAAGCGTAGAGCGGCGTTCGAGAAGGGTATTGGAATACCATCACCTTTGACCGGGCTGCGATCCGGGCCTTTTTTTGCCCGTCAACCGCCACCGGCAGGCGCCGGATCGTCGGGCGCGATTTCCGCGATCAAGCGGATCGAGACGGTTTCGCTGTGCGAGGGCGCATCGGAACCCTCCGGCGCCGTGAAATCGCGCGTACGGTCCATCCGGTGAACCAGGCCGCTCGACGGCGCGGCCGGTAGCGCGTCCGTTCGCGGATCGCGTATCCTCCGGCAGTATCGGCCTCGCTCGTGATGTCGACCAGCGCGACATCGTCGGTTGGGACGGTCACGCGCATTATTCCGGCAAGATCGATACTGCCGCCTAGGGGGGAGGGGGTTTCCGCGACATGCGGCGCTTCGCCCCGGGCCAGTATGCGCCCGGCCAGCGCCATCATGTCGGCGATGGCGGTCAAAAGGGCATCGCGTCGTGCGGCACTGTCCCGGGTTCGTTCCGATTCGAGCAGGCGCAGCATTGTCGCGCGTTCCGTCTCGTCGATCCCGGCGCGCGTGCGCATCTCGGATTCGATCAGCGCGATGCCTTCGAGCATATGGGCCCAGACGCGCTCCTCGTCGCGGATCGCGAGCGGTTGGCCCTCGGGCGAGAGTTCGACCGCGTAGCGGATATGGCGCATCGGCGCCGCGACGGCTTCGGCCAGCCGCGCACCGCGGTCATCGCCGAGCCCTTCAATGTGGGTCAGCTCGACCCAGACGGCATAGCCGCTCCCGTTCCGTTCGAAGCGGTAGTCGTGGACGAGCCGCGCCCCGGTCGTCCGTCCGTCCATGGTCGCGCTGCGAACCTGTTCGTATCGCAGCACGGTGTCGATCGGCGGGCGAAGTCGAAATCGACCATTTCGGCGCCGGCGGGCGCGGGGGCGGCGTCGGCCTGTGCAAGGCCCGGTTGGCCGGAGAGGAGGAGAGCGGCGGTCAGAGCCAGCGACGGCGCGATTTTCATGCGTCGGTTCCGGTTTCGCCAAGCACCCATGCGGCATAGCCGGGCACGCTGCGTTCGATCGGCCATTGGCAGATCGCGGGCACGTCGTAGCTGTGCATGTCGGCGATGGCGGCGATCAGCGCATCCGCCGCCGCTTCGCCGGTCTTGAACAGCGCGGCGATTTCTTCCGCTTCTTCGATCGCGCCCTCCCAGCGGTATATGGATTGCATGGGGCCGAGGATATTGACGCACGCGGCGAGCCGCTTCTCGATCATCGCGCGGCCGATCCGCTCCGCCTCGTCGCGCGATCCGAAAACCGTATAGACGGTGACGATATCACTCATGCCGGTTGCCGGCGGCCGATCAGATGGACGCCCCAGGCGGCGGTGACGACGACCAGCGCGCCGACCCCCTGATGCGCGGTCGCGACGATGATGTCGACGCCGGTCAGCAAGGTGGCGATGCCGAGCAGGAACTGCGTGCCGAAGGCGCTGTGGATGGCGATCGAGGCGAGCCGATGTTCCTTGCGCACCTTGCGCGCCAGCCAGACCAGCGCGATCACGCTGACCACCGCCCACCAGCGATGGATGAACTGGACGACGATCGGATTGTCCGCGAGGTTGCGCCAGAAGCCGTCGAGCATGGGCGTATTGGCCGGGAACCATTCATTGCCCATCATCGGCCAGGTCGAAAAGGCATAGCCCGCTTCGAGGCCTGCGGTGAAGGCGCCGAACAGGATCTGGATCGCCAGCACGAACAGTACGACCAGGCCGAACACGGTCATCCGGGCCGGCTTCGCTGCCGCGTCCCGGTCCAGCTCCAACAGGTCGAGCGCTGTCCAGACGAGCCCGGCGAGGATGAACAGCGCGGTCATCAGATGGACGGCGAGCCGGATATGGCTGACATCCGGCCGGTCGACGAGCCCGCTCGCCACCATCCACCAGCCAATCGCGCCCTGCAGGCCGCCCAGCGCGAGCAGCGCCACGAGCCGCCAGTGATAGCCGGTGGGAATGGCCTTTTTGATCCAGAACCAGGCGAGCGGGATCGCGAAGGCGAGGCCGATCAGCCGGCCGAGCACGCGATGGACATATTCCCAGAAGAAGATCGCCTGAAACTCGGCCATCGACATGCCGCGGTTGACCTGCTGATATTCGGGCGTCGCCCGATAGGCCTCGAGTTCGGCCTGCCATTGTTCGGCATTGAGCGGCGGGATGATCCCTGAAATCGGTTCCCAGCGGACCATGGACAGGCCCGATTCCGTCAGCCGGGTGATCCCGCCGACGACGACCATGATGAAGACCAGAGCGGCGACGCCGAACAGCCACCAGGCGATGGTGCGGGGTCTGCCAAGTGCTGCGGACGAGGGGAGTGCGATGGCGGTCATGATGGTGCGCAGATATGCCTCCGCGCGCCGATTGCCAATATGGCCTTTTGGGTTGTGTGATATTGTATCTTGGGTGTAATAACATATCTTGCTGAAGCGGACGGCAGCGAGTCGGACCGCCGAGAAGGATTGTGCGTCGATGCCGCTGTTCGCGACCGAAAATGGAATGCTCGACCGCTGGGCCATCTGGCTCTCAGGGTTGTGCATCGTCCATTGCCTGTCGGGCGCGGTCTTCTTCGCGCTCGCGGCGTCGGCCGGCGGCATGTTGCTGGACCCGATCGTCCATGAAGTCGGCCTCGTCATTGCGATCCTGTTCGGGGTTATCGCGATCGGCCGCGGCGCGTTCCAGCACGGCTATATGCTGCCCGTCGCGATCAGCTCGCTCGGCGTCGGAACGATGGCCGGCGCGCTTTCGCTGCCGCACAGCGAGATGGAGCTGATCTACACGGTCCTCGGCGTGGCGCTGCTGGCGCTCGGACACGATCTGAACCGCCGGGCGTACCGTTAGGCCGCGCGATATCTGTCAGAAACTTTCTGTCGGAAGTTCGCGGCACCGGGATTCTTTTGTCAGACCTTCGGCTTTGCCTCAGGCGCGGCACCGGCCCGCCCCCCTCCCGGCCTCCCATTAAGTATACCCTGTGGGAGGCCGGGAGGGGGAGCGGGCTGGTGCGGCGATTTTCCGCCAGGAAAATTCTGACGAACAGAATCTCAGCGAAGCCGAAGGTCCGACGAACCAATCCCCGGGGATTGCGAAGCGGCGGCATCGCGCTTACCTTTTGATTATGGCTAACCATCATCACGATCATGTCCTGCATGAAGGCGAGGCGCTGGCCGCTGCGGCGCAGACCGCGCTCGAGCGTTCCGGCGAGCAATGGACGAAGATGCGGGCCGCGGTGTTCGACGCGCTGGCTCGGTTCGAGCGGCCGGCCTCGGCCTATGACATCGCCGAAGCCGTCTCCAACGCGCAGGAACGCCGGGTCGCGGCGAACAGCGTCTACCGGATTCTGGATCTCTTCACCGCCGCCAATGTGGCGCGGCGGATCGAGAGCGCGAACGCCTATCTCGCCAACCGGCATCCCGAATGCCTGCACGACTGCATCTTCCTGGTGTGCGACGGATGCGGCGAAACCACCCATCTCGACGACGACAAGCTTGCCGACGGCGTCCGCGCGGCGGCCAGACAACAGGGTTTCAACCCCGAACGTCCGGTCATCGAGGTACGCGGCCTGTGCTCCGAATGCGCCTGAATCCTGCTGATCGCAGGTTCGACAGCGGCTTTTTCCGCCATTAGAAGAGCGAATCGAGAAAGGTTGCGTTGCCCATGTCTGATCGTCCCGATACTCCGCTGCTCGACCAGGTCGATACGCCCGCGGATCTCCGGAAACTCAAGCCCGAACAGCTGACCCGGTTCGCCGACGAATTGCGGCAGGAGGTCATCTCCGCCGTTTCGGTCACCGGCGGCCATCTGGGCGCGGGGCTCGGCGTCGTCGAGCTGACGGCCGCGATCCACTATGTGTTCAATACGCCCGACGACCGGCTGGTCTGGGACGTCGGCCACCAATGCTATCCGCACAAGATCATCACCGGGCGGCGCGACCGCATCCGCACCTTGCGCCAGGGCGGCGGCCTGTCGGGCTTCACCAAGCGCTCGGAAAGCGAATATGATCCGTTCGGCGCGGCGCACAGCTCGACCTCGATATCGGCGGCGCTGGGTTTCGCGACCGCCAACAAGCTGGCCGGCAAGCCGGGCAAGGCGATCGCCGTGATCGGCGACGGCGCGATGAGCGCCGGCATGGCCTATGAGGCGATGAACAATGCCGAGGCCGCCGGCAACCGGCTCGTCGTCATCCTCAACGACAATGACATGTCGATCGCACCGCCGGTCGGCGGGCTTTCGGGCTATCTGGCGCGCCTGATCTCGTCGCACGAGTTTCTCGGCCTGCGCGACATTGCGAAACGCGTCGCGAAGAAGCTGCCCAAGCGCTTGCAAACCACGGCGAAAAAGGCCGACGAGTTCGCGCGCGGCATGGTCACCGGCGGCACGCTGTTCGAGGAACTCGGTTTCTATTATGTCGGCCCGCTCGACGGCCATGACATGGATCATCTGATCCCGGTCCTCGAAAATGTGCGCGACGCGGCGGAGGGCCCGTGCCTGATCCATGTCGTCACGAAAAAGGGCAAGGGCTACTCCTTTGCCGAAGAATCCGCCGACAAATATCATGGCGTCGCGAAATTCGACGTCGTCACCGGCAAGCAGGACAAGGGGCCGGGCGGTGGTCCGCCCAGCTATACAGGCGTTTTTTGCCAATGCGCTGATCGCCGAAGCCGAGAAGGACGAGCGGATCTGCGCGATCACAGCCGCGATGCCGGGCGGCACGGGCGTCGACAAGTTCGGCGCGGCCTTTCCCGATCGCTCCTTCGATGTCGGCATCGCCGAACAGCATGCCGTGACCTTCGCCGCCGGTCTCGCCGCACAGGGGATGAAGCCGTTCGCCGTCATCTATTCGACTTTCCTGCAGCGCGCCTATGACCAGGTGGTTCACGATGTCGCAATCCAGAACCTGCCGGTGCGGTTCGCGATGGACCGGGCCGGTTTCGTCGGCGCCGATGGTTCGACTCATGCTGGCAGCTTCGACCTCGCCTATCTGGGAACGCTGCCCAATTTCGTCGTGATGGCGGCGGCCGACGAAGCCGAGCTCACCCATATGGTTCACACCATGGCCGAATATGACGACGGACCGATCGCCGTGCGCTATCCGCGCGGCGCGGGCGTCGGGATCGAAATTCCGGCAACGCCCGAAAAGCTCGAAATCGGCAAGGGGCGCATCGTCCGCCATGGCAGCAAGGTCGCGATCCTCTCATTGGGCGCCCGGCTGGAGGAGGCCAAAAAGGCCGCCGACCGTCTCGATGCGATGGGGCTTTCGACGACGGTTGCCGATCTGCGCTTCGCCAAGCCGCTCGACGAAGACATGATCCGCCAACTCCTGATCAGCCATGAAGTGGCGGTGACGATCGAGGAAGCGAGCATCGGCGGGTTCGGCGCGCATGTGCTGACGATGGCGAGCGACGATGGGCTCACCGATGCCGGGCTGACGGTCCGCACGATGCGGATGCCCGACGAGTTCATCGACCAGGACAAGCCCGACAAGCAATATGCGATGGCCGGCCTCGACGCCGACGGCATCGTCGAAACCGCGCTGAAGGCCCTGCGCCACAACAGCGTGAACGTTGAGGAAGTCGGCGAACGGGCCTGACAAACGAACGGGTGTGCGATGTCGATCCGATCCCGTTTCTATGACGAACTAGAACCGCGCGCCCGGCCGCACGGGCTTTCGGGCGCCAACAAGATCATCGCGCTGCTGATCATATTGTCGGCGCTGATGGCGATCCTCGAGACCGAGCCGACGATTCGCGGGCCGCATGCCGGGACGTTCTTCACCCTGCATCTCGTGTTCGGCGCCGTGTTCCTGGTCGAATATCTGGTCCGGATATGGATCGCGGTCGATGATCCGCGCTTTGCCGGCAAATCCTTTCCGCGCTTGCGCTGGATGCTGACGCCGTCCGCGATCATCGATTTCCTCGCGCTGCTGCCGCTCTTGCTCACCCTGGCCTCGACGAGCCTCTACTGGCTGCGCTTCGCGCGCATCGTCCGGATCCTGCGGATCGTCCGGCTCGGGCGGATGAGCAGCGCCTTCGACAATATCGCTGTCGCCCTTTATGCCCGCCGGTTCGAGCTCGGCGTCGCCGTCATCATCGCTCTCTTGATGATGCTGTTCAGCGCGACCCTCCTCTATTTCGCCGAAGCCGAGGCCCAGCCCGAAGCCTTCGGATCGGTGCCCCGCGCACTGTGGTGGGCGATCGTGACGCTGACGACGATCGGCTATGGCGATGTCTACCCGATCACGGTTCTCGGTCGCGCCTGCGCCGCACTGATCGCGATCAGCGGGATCGGCGTCATCGCGATGCCGACGGGTATCTTCGCCGCCGCCTTTTCCGACGCGATGCAGAAGAAGAACGAGGAAGCCGAGCAGGCCGAGCGGCCCTAGCGTCCGGCCTTGCGCAGGACAGCGCGGATATATTTGTTCGCCGAGCGGAACGCGCTGGTGCCCGACGCCTCGGCCCAGCGTCCCAATGTCCAGTCGTTCAGCCACGGATAGAGATGTTGCGTATACAGCTCGGCATCGTCCTGCGCCGCGATGCAATCGCGCAGCTTCTGCTGCTGCTCGTCCGGTCTCGCCCGGGCCTCGGCCCAATCGAGATCACGATACATGTCCCGGACCATCGCATTATAGGGTTTGAGCTGGTTCCATTTGTATCCGGGGGCCGGGGTTTCGACCGTCTCGCCCGCCTTGCCGCCCTCGTGCCAGGTTAAGAACAGCCCGATCCAGTGCGCGCGGTGCGCGACGATGTCCTTGATCCGCGCTTCGTCGTCGGGGCCGAGAGCAGCGCGGTTTCGGCGTCCATGCCGTCCAGTGTCTTGACGAGCTTCGCATATTCCGTGTCGTGAACGGCCAGCAGGGATGCGCGGTCGGTGGCGGCGGCCATGGCGGTACTCCGATGGGTTTGACGGAGGGTATCTAATCAGCCAGCCCGTTGAAGAACAAGGCGATTTTTCCTCCGCCGTCGGTTAGCGCCGAAGCCCCAGCCGCCCCAACAAGCCTTTCGGCTTGCCCAGCATCCGTTCGACTTCCTCGCTGACGATCCGCTGCTGGATCTCGGACGGCGGGGGGATATGGCCCTTGCCCCAATCGCCGAGGATCAGCTTGAACCGGCCGTGATCGCCCGGCTCGGTCGACACGCCGAGCGTCTCGGCCAGCGGTTCGAGCTGCAGTTCGACATGATCGTCATGCTCGTTCTGGCAATAGACGATCCGGCCCTTGGGCGGCGTATCGCGCAGGTCGCCATGTTTCTCGCCGAACGCCCGGCCTTCCCAATAATCCTCGATGCCCCAGCCATGGCGCATCCAGGGCTCCACCCGGCCCCAGGTGAAATTGCGCAGGACGATCTGGGGATTCATGACGACGCTGACATCCTGCTCCCGCGCATAGCGCAGCGCCGCGGTGCCGCCCGCGCTGTTGCCCCATAGCAGCCGGCGCTCGGCGCCCGCGAGCGCGTCGATCTTGTCCATGATCGGCGGCAGCTCGGCGACGAGATCGCAATGCCGGTTGCCGAGGAACCAGCCGACGCGGACATCGTCGTGGAGATAGAGCGACGGATCGGAAACGAGGATCTGGTTCATACGCTTCGGGGCGACCTTGCGGCCCTGGAAATAGGGGACGGGCTGGCGGGTCAGCGGGCTCTGCGCGGCATGAAAGCCGTAAAAGCTCGCCGGCGCGCCGCGATTCCTGATAAGCAGCGCCAGTTCGACGGCGCCGTAGTTGATCAGGATCAGGCCGGAGGGCAGGCGATCGAGCGAGAGAAAGTCTTGCGGCGAATATCGATACTGTTTCTGCCGCCAGCGTCGGTAATCGGTCTTGACCGGAAAACTCATGGCGCTCCATTGCCCGGAAACGGGCTGCAAGAGCAATGGCTTCGTTCACAGACATGCGCAGCGCTTGGTTGTGGGGCCTTGATGCGAGGATCGGGATTTCATTTTCAGAATTTCCCTCACGGGAAATCGCCGCACCGGCCCGCACCCCTCCCGGCCTCCCACGAGTGTACCCTGAATGGGAGGCCGGGAGGGGGTGCGGGCCGGTGCGGCGCTCGAACTCTAGTTCGAGTCTGACAAAAGAATCCCGGTGCCGCGAACTTCCGACAGGAAGTTTCTGACAAACAAATCTGCGGCGCTCGACCGACAGGGCGAGTCTGAAAATATCCTCCAGCCCTTCGACAAGCCCTGGACGAGCGCATAGGAGAAACGCTCGACGGCAGGCGAGGGAGCGGCAATGGCGAAGACACGGGCGGATCAGGCGCTGGTCGAACGCGGTCTCGTGGAGAGCCGGTCCAAGGCGCAGGCGCTAATCCTCGCCGGCAAGATATTCTCCGGCGAGCGCCGGATCGAAAAAGCGGGGCAGCCTGTGATGCCGGATCAGCCGCTCGAGGTCCGCGGCCGCGACCATCCCTGGGTGTCGCGCGGCGGGCTCAAGCTCGCCCATGGCCTCGACCATTTCGGCTGGACGGGCGAGGGCGTAGTGGCGATCGATGTCGGATCCTCGACCGGCGGGTTTACCGATGTGCTGCTGAGCCAGGGCGCGCTCCGCGTCTATGCGGTCGATTCGGGCACGAACCAGCTCGCCTGGAAGTTGCGCGACGACGACCGGGTTATCGTCCTCGAACGCGCCAATGCCCGGCATCTGACCGCCGAGCAGATCCCCGAACCGGCCGACATGATCGTTTGCGACGCCAGCTTCATATCGCTTGCCAAGGTATTGGAAACGCCGCTCGAATTCTCGCGCGCGGGAACGAAACTCGTAGCGCTGATCAAGCCGCAGTTCGAGGCCGGGCGCGGCGAGGTGGGGAAGGGCGGCGTGGTGCGCGATCCGGCGGTTCACGAGCGCGTGTGCGCGGAGGTGCGGGACTGGCTGACCGGCGCCGGATGGCGCGTCGTCGGGGTGACGCCCAGTCCCATTACGGGACCGCAGGGCAATGTCGAATTCCTGATCGGGGCGGAACGGTTGGAAAGCGCCGCCGGTTGAGGCTAACGATAGGCAAAAGACCGTGAAGGGGAGTCGCAATATGGTCGGCATCGCCACCAAGGGGCAGCTGCGAATGTCTTTCCTGCGCTGGGCGCTGGTGCTCGTGCCGCTGATCGTCCTGGTCGGATCGCTCGCCGGCGCCGTGTCCGGATCGGGCGAGACGAGCTGGTACGCGGCGCTCGAAAAGCCGTCGTTCCAGCCGCCCTCGTATCTGTTCGGTATCGTCTGGCCGATCCTCTACGCGCTGATCGCCTTCGCCCTCGTCGCGGTGATCCAGGCGCGCGGATCGCGCTGGCGGGGCGCGGCGATCGGGCTGTTCGTCGCCCAGCTCGTCGTCAACCTGCTCTGGTCGCCGATCTTCTTCGGCATGCACCAGGTCAGCTTCGCCTTCTGGTGGATCCTGCTGATGCTGGCGCTCGCCATCGGTACGACGGTGATTTTCGGCCGCGTCCGGCGCGTCGCGGCCTGGCTGATGCTGCCCTATCTCGCCTGGATCAGTTTCGCCGCCCTGCTCAATTTCGAGATTGACCGGCTCAATCCCGATGCGGAAACCCTTGTCGTCGGCACGACGAGTACCCAGATATAGCTGTATTAGGGAAATAAGGCACTTGGGCCGATAATCTGTGCAGGAGCATGACATGCAGACCGAAAACAAGCTGATCGACGATTTTGTGAAAATGGTGAACGCGGCGGCGGGAACGCTGGCCGGCGTGGGCCGCGAGGCCGAATCATCGTTGCGCGACAAGGCCAAGGATTTCGTCGGCGGCATGGATTTCGTCAGCCGCGAGGAATTCGAGGCGGTGAAGGAAATGGCCGCCGCCGCGCGCGACGAAGCCGATGCGCTCAAGGCGCGGCTCGATGCGTTGGAAGCTGGCAAAGCGCCTGCGAAGCGCAAGGCATCCGCTTCAAAAACAACGAAAAAGACGAGCGATTCTAAATAGAAAGCGCGGCCTGCGCGGCCTGCGCTCGTCCACAGTTTTCTGACCCGCTTGGTTGCGTGATCGGGCTGGATTCTTCACCTCCGGGCCATGGAATTCGGTCGTGGGACGCAAACCGTATGAACCTCGAAGACTATAGCGAAGGAACGCTGGCCAGCGCCCCGCTTGACGTGCTCGAGGATTATTTCTCGGCGCATGACTGGCAATCCGAGCGCAATGGCGACGAGGAGATCGTCGCCGCGGTCAAGGGCAGTTGGACCCAATATGAGCTGCGCGCCGTCTGGCGGGCGGAAGACCGCGTATTGCAGTTTCTCGCGCTGCCGGACATCCGCGTACCCGAGGAAAAGCGGCAGCTCGTCTATGAGACGTTCGGGCTGATCAACGAGCAGCTCTGGCTCGGCCATTTCG
Coding sequences within it:
- a CDS encoding accessory factor UbiK family protein, with the protein product MQTENKLIDDFVKMVNAAAGTLAGVGREAESSLRDKAKDFVGGMDFVSREEFEAVKEMAAAARDEADALKARLDALEAGKAPAKRKASASKTTKKTSDSK
- a CDS encoding YbjN domain-containing protein, with the protein product MNLEDYSEGTLASAPLDVLEDYFSAHDWQSERNGDEEIVAAVKGSWTQYELRAVWRAEDRVLQFLALPDIRVPEEKRQLVYETFGLINEQLWLGHFEMWAASSMILFRHAALLDATSEAGLTLQQAETLIEAALDECERFYPVFQFVLWGDKTPQEALEAALVDTAGEA
- a CDS encoding ClbS/DfsB family four-helix bundle protein codes for the protein MKDIVAHRAHWIGLFLTWHEGGKAGETVETPAPGYKWNQLKPYNAMVRDMYRDLDWAEARARPDEQQQKLRDCIAAQDDAELYTQHLYPWLNDWTLGRWAEASGTSAFRSANKYIRAVLRKAGR
- a CDS encoding TlyA family RNA methyltransferase, translating into MAKTRADQALVERGLVESRSKAQALILAGKIFSGERRIEKAGQPVMPDQPLEVRGRDHPWVSRGGLKLAHGLDHFGWTGEGVVAIDVGSSTGGFTDVLLSQGALRVYAVDSGTNQLAWKLRDDDRVIVLERANARHLTAEQIPEPADMIVCDASFISLAKVLETPLEFSRAGTKLVALIKPQFEAGRGEVGKGGVVRDPAVHERVCAEVRDWLTGAGWRVVGVTPSPITGPQGNVEFLIGAERLESAAG
- a CDS encoding TspO/MBR family protein, translating into MVGIATKGQLRMSFLRWALVLVPLIVLVGSLAGAVSGSGETSWYAALEKPSFQPPSYLFGIVWPILYALIAFALVAVIQARGSRWRGAAIGLFVAQLVVNLLWSPIFFGMHQVSFAFWWILLMLALAIGTTVIFGRVRRVAAWLMLPYLAWISFAALLNFEIDRLNPDAETLVVGTTSTQI